The DNA region GGTACTGCGCGCGGTAGATGTCCTGCTCGCCGAGGCCGCCGGAGCGGTTGGACGCGAAATAGAGGCTCCCGTCGGCCACCGCGATCGGGTACAGCTCGCCGCCATCCGAGTTCACCGGCGCCGGCAGCAGTTCCGCGGCCCCCCATCCTGCCCCCTGTCGCCGGGCCATCCAGATGTTGCCGCCCGGGGCGAAGGCGTCGGTACGCGCCCCGCTGACGAAGTAGAGACGCTGGCCGTCGGGCGAGATCGCCGGATCGGAGTGGTCGGCGTCGGGCTGACCGGCGACCAGCGCCAGTCGCTCCTCGGCGGACCACCGTCCATCCAGGAGGCGACGGCGGAACAGCATCGGCAGCTTCTCGACGACGCGCGTGTAGTAGATCTCGCGACCATCCGGCGCGAAGACGACCCCGAGCTCGCGTGCCTCGGTGGACACCTCACCCGGGGCGAACACCACGGGCGTGTCGCCGGGGAGCGGCTGGCCGAGGAACGGGCCGGACTCGGATCGGGCGCGATTCTGCGCCGCAGATCGTCCCGCGAGGGGCGATGCAGGCCCGGGCGCCAGCAGGCCGACGGCCAGCAGGAAGGCGCACGTGGCGCGTGTCGAGAGGAGCATGCGGGGCAGTCTGGCAGGCACCAACGGCAACGACAAGCCGTCGCCTCCGCCAGGACCACCCGGTGCTGTCGCGGCGAGCGAGATGGAAGCCTACAAGCCCTGACAGGGTCACGCCTTCACACATGAGTTGAGGAGCAACCAATTCGGGCGGATCGCTGCCGGAGCGGCGGCGGCAACGGTTTGGGCGCACAATGACGCAGCCGGCTCCAGCGATGTCCGTTGCCCGTGCCGGGCCCTGCGGGGCACAGGAGCCAACGTCAGTGTCTCTCACGATCGTGGCGCTCGGTGCGTCGGCCGGTGGCCTGGAAGCGCTGCAGGGCTTCTTCGCGGGCATGCCACCCGACCCGCGCTTCGCCTTCGTCGTCGTGACGCACCTCGCGCCACAGCACGAGAGTCGGATGGCGGAGGTCCTGCAGCGCGCGACCGGCATGCCGGTCACCGAGGTCCAGGACGCGGAGCTGATTGCGCCCGGACACGTCTACGTCATTCCGCCGAACCGGCTGATGGGGATTGACCGCGGGCACCTGACGCTCGCGCAGGCGCAGCCACGCCCGACGGTGCCGCACCCGATCGACCACTTCATGCGCGCGCTTGCCGAGGATCAGCAGGAACGCTCCGCGGGCATCGTGCTGAGTGGCGCCGATCACGACGGCACGGCCGGACTCCGGGAGATCAAGGCGGCAGGTGGACTCGCCCTCGTGCAGGAACCCGCCACGGCGCAGTTCCCGGGGATGCCGAGCAGCGCCATCGAGTCGGCGCGTCCCGATGCCATCCTGCCCGTCGAGCGGATGGGTCAGGCGCTGATCGACTACATCGAGCACGTCCCCGAGCCCGTGGCGCCGGAGTCGGCCGCAGAACGGGTGCCCCCCGACGACGACGCGAACGTGTCGGCGCGGTTGCCGCAGGTCCTCGCCCTCGTGCGCGATCGCACCGGCAGGGACTTCCGCTGGTATCGGCCCGCCATGCTGTTGCGCCGGCTGCGGCGACGGATGGGCGTGACGGCCGTCCCCGACGCCGACGCGTACGTCTCGCTGCTGAGCGAGTCCGACGAGGAACTGCGCGCGTTGGTGAAGGACTTCCTGATCAACGTCACCGAGTTCTTCCGCCAGCCCGAGGCCTGGGAGGCGTTGGCCGAGAGCGGGCTGGCCCGCCTGGCCGCGGAGCGCCGGGCCGCCGGCACGGGCGTCCGCGTGTGGACGCCCGGCTGCGCCACCGGCGAGGAGAGCTACTCGGTCGCCATGCTGCTGCTCGAGCTCATGGGCGATGACGGCAACGCCGCGACCGTCAACGTGTTTGCCAGCGACGTCGACACGGAGGCGCTGGCCTTCGCGCGCATCGGATCGTACCCGGCTTCGATCGCCGACGAGGTCGGGCCGCAGCGCCTGGCGCGCTTCTTCGACAAGCAGGGTGATCGCTACGTGGTGCGCAAGGCACTGCGCGAGTCGGTGCTGTTCTCGCCGCAGGACCTCGTGCGTGACCCACCCTTCTCGAAGCTCGATCTGATCGTCTGTCGTAACGTCCTGATCTACTTCGAACCCGCCCAGCAGGGGCGGATCCTCGAGGTCTTCCACTTCGCGCTGAACCCCACCGGCCTGCTGTTCCTCGGCAAGAGCGAGAGCCTCGGCCAGCAGGCGGAGATGTTCGAGGTCGCCTCCCGCACGCACCGCATCTTCAGGCGCATCGGCACCACAACGCGACTGCCGCGCCCCTTCGAGGGCCACTGGAGCGGGCCCGGCGGCTTCCTCACACCGGTGACACGGCCGGTCGCCGGCGACGAGATCGATGGTGCCGCCGTGGTACGCGAGCACCTTGGGAAGAGTACCGCGGCAATCCTCGTCAATCGCGACTATCGGGCGCTGTACTTCCACGGCGAGACGTCGCGGATGTTGCAGCCCTCCGGGAAGCCCGCGTGGGACCTGCTGTCGCTGCTCCGCGAGGGCCTGCGCTCACGCGTGCGCGGCGCGTTGCAGCAGGCGATCACCTCGGGGCAGCCGGTCCGGGTCGATGCATACGTGAAGCGTGACGGCAGCATGCAGCCGATGCAGGTCAGCGTGACGCCGGTGAGCGACGTCGCCCACACCGGGCTGCTGGTCGTGGGCTTCGAGGACACGCCGCACGACGGTGCCTCGCCCGAAAGCGCGCCCCACGAGAACTCTGCCCTGGAGGCGGAGGTGCAGCGACTGCGCGGCGAGCTCGCGGCCTCGGAGGTCGAGAGCGAGGCGACCAACGCGGAACTGCGGGTGGCCAACGAGGAGGCGATGTCGCTGAACGAGGAACTGCAGTCCTCCAACGAGGAACTGCAGACCTCGAAGGAAGAACTGCAGTCGATGAACGAGGAGCTCTCCAGCGTCAACGGCGAGCTCGAGGACAAGGTCGCGCAGCTGGAGCTCGCACTCGGCGACCTGCGCAACTTCATGGACAGCAGCCACGTCGCCACGCTGTTCCTGGATCGCGACTTCCGCATCCGGCGATTCACACGGGAGACGGCACGGCTGTTCCGGGTGCTTCCCACCGACGAAGGCCGCCCCCTTGCCGACATCGCCGGCATCGTCAGCGATCCGGAGCTGCTCACGGCAGCGGCCGGCGTGCTCGGCGACCTCCAGCCGCGGGAGGCCGAGGTCGCGACCAGCGATGGCGCCTGGTTCCTGCGCCGGGTGCTGCCATACCGGACGCGCGACGATCGGATCGAGGGCGTCGTGATCACGTATGTCGAGATCACGGCGCTGCGCAGGGCCGCGCAGGACGCGCGGCACCTGGCCACCGTGCTGCGCGACTCCAACGACGCCATCCTCGTGCACGATTTCGCGGGCCGCATCCTCTTCTGGAATGACGGCGCGGAACGGGCGTACGGATACCCGCGGCAAGCGGCCCTCGACATGCACGTCGGCGAGCTCGAACCCACCGACGCGAGCGGAGGCGCGCTGGCCCGCGCCGAACGCGTGCGCACCGCCGGCTCGGAGGGACCCGTCACGGCCCGCCGGATGCGGCGCGACGGGCGGCTGCGGAACATCTCGGTGACCGCCTCCGCCCTGCGCGACGACGCGGGCGTGCCCTACGCGGTGGTCAGCACGGAACGCGACATCACCGACGCGCTGCGGCACGAGAGCGAACTGCGGTTCCGCTCGATGGCCGATGACGTGCCGATGTTGATGCGGATCGAGGACGGCGCCGGCCAGGCGGAGTTCCTCAACCGCGCCTGGCTCGCGTACACCGGGGAGAGCGCTGCCGAATCGCTGCTGGCCGACGGCTGGTTCCGCTACATCCATCCCGACGACCTGCCGGGGTACCTGCAACGCATGGCCGAGGCGCGGAACGCCCGGACACGCTACGAAGGCGACATGCGCCTGCGTCGTCACGACGGGGCCTACCGCTGGATCCGCACCACGGCGGCCACCCGTCGCGACGAGGCCGGCGAGCCGATCGGCTATGTGAGCATCTCGGTGGACATCGAGGATCGGAAGCGCGCCGAGCAGGCGATTGCGCGCGAGAGCGAGCGCAAGGACGAGTTCCTCGCCATGCTGGCGCACGAACTGCGCAACCCGCTGTTCCCGGTCGCCAATGCCGTGGCGGTGATCGATCGGTGCCATCCCACCGATCCGACGATCGCATGGGCCAGCGCCGTCATCGCCAGGCAGACCCAGCAACTCGCACGCCTCGTCGACGAGTTGATGGACGTGGCGCGCATCACCAGCGGCAAGGTCGCACTGACGCGCGAGCCCATCGACGTGACGGTGCTGGTGCAGCGCGCACAGGACCTGAGCCAGCCGTCGATCGCCGCACGCCACCAGCGGCTCACCGTGACGCTTCCGGGCGAGACGTGCCATGTCGAGGGCGATCTCGTGCGGCTCACCCAGGTGCTCGGCAACCTCCTCGACAACGCCTGCAAGTACTCCGACGAGGGCACCGACATCCGTCTGGCGGTCACGACCACGCCGGGCGATGTCGTCTTCAGCGTGACCGATCAGGGGGCCGGCATCTCGGCGGAGATGCTGCCGAGGGTGTTCGACCTCTTCTCCCAGGAGGACAAGACGCTCGATCGCGCCAAGGGCGGCCTGGGCATCGGG from Luteitalea sp. TBR-22 includes:
- a CDS encoding chemotaxis protein CheB translates to MSLTIVALGASAGGLEALQGFFAGMPPDPRFAFVVVTHLAPQHESRMAEVLQRATGMPVTEVQDAELIAPGHVYVIPPNRLMGIDRGHLTLAQAQPRPTVPHPIDHFMRALAEDQQERSAGIVLSGADHDGTAGLREIKAAGGLALVQEPATAQFPGMPSSAIESARPDAILPVERMGQALIDYIEHVPEPVAPESAAERVPPDDDANVSARLPQVLALVRDRTGRDFRWYRPAMLLRRLRRRMGVTAVPDADAYVSLLSESDEELRALVKDFLINVTEFFRQPEAWEALAESGLARLAAERRAAGTGVRVWTPGCATGEESYSVAMLLLELMGDDGNAATVNVFASDVDTEALAFARIGSYPASIADEVGPQRLARFFDKQGDRYVVRKALRESVLFSPQDLVRDPPFSKLDLIVCRNVLIYFEPAQQGRILEVFHFALNPTGLLFLGKSESLGQQAEMFEVASRTHRIFRRIGTTTRLPRPFEGHWSGPGGFLTPVTRPVAGDEIDGAAVVREHLGKSTAAILVNRDYRALYFHGETSRMLQPSGKPAWDLLSLLREGLRSRVRGALQQAITSGQPVRVDAYVKRDGSMQPMQVSVTPVSDVAHTGLLVVGFEDTPHDGASPESAPHENSALEAEVQRLRGELAASEVESEATNAELRVANEEAMSLNEELQSSNEELQTSKEELQSMNEELSSVNGELEDKVAQLELALGDLRNFMDSSHVATLFLDRDFRIRRFTRETARLFRVLPTDEGRPLADIAGIVSDPELLTAAAGVLGDLQPREAEVATSDGAWFLRRVLPYRTRDDRIEGVVITYVEITALRRAAQDARHLATVLRDSNDAILVHDFAGRILFWNDGAERAYGYPRQAALDMHVGELEPTDASGGALARAERVRTAGSEGPVTARRMRRDGRLRNISVTASALRDDAGVPYAVVSTERDITDALRHESELRFRSMADDVPMLMRIEDGAGQAEFLNRAWLAYTGESAAESLLADGWFRYIHPDDLPGYLQRMAEARNARTRYEGDMRLRRHDGAYRWIRTTAATRRDEAGEPIGYVSISVDIEDRKRAEQAIARESERKDEFLAMLAHELRNPLFPVANAVAVIDRCHPTDPTIAWASAVIARQTQQLARLVDELMDVARITSGKVALTREPIDVTVLVQRAQDLSQPSIAARHQRLTVTLPGETCHVEGDLVRLTQVLGNLLDNACKYSDEGTDIRLAVTTTPGDVVFSVTDQGAGISAEMLPRVFDLFSQEDKTLDRAKGGLGIGLCLVARLVGAHGGSVEARSAGRGCGSEFIVRLPRLPRQERPAAEPTDQASVPRGARRILVVDDNADGAESLAFVLGHEGHAVRTAQDGTSALEAAADFHPDIVMLDIGLPGMSGYEVARHLRASRATSKALLIALTGYGQPEDVERATAAGFDHHVVKPVSLETILDLVRSSVAPEGAPD